A genome region from Chengkuizengella sp. SCS-71B includes the following:
- a CDS encoding DJ-1/PfpI family protein, which yields MNIQIVLFEGFGELVALAPYEVLNRAKENGAPFHVQLVGSDLSLQLKTSYGMQVSVEEHLRISNRPDLLIVPGGGWNHQSIHGVRNEVEKGYLPKIILEMSSLGTIIAGVCTGGMLLGASGILKGKKATMHHLATEELKTYGAELLNYRIVDDGNVITARGVTSGIDLALWITERFASSQIAASVENRMEYERRGVVWQRK from the coding sequence ATGAACATCCAAATAGTTTTGTTTGAGGGATTTGGAGAATTGGTTGCTTTGGCTCCATATGAAGTTTTAAATAGGGCTAAGGAAAATGGAGCACCGTTTCATGTTCAGTTAGTAGGCAGTGATCTTAGCTTACAATTAAAAACGTCTTATGGTATGCAAGTTTCTGTAGAAGAGCATTTACGAATTAGTAATAGGCCGGATTTGTTGATCGTTCCCGGTGGTGGTTGGAATCATCAATCTATTCATGGTGTAAGAAACGAAGTGGAAAAAGGGTATTTACCTAAAATAATTTTAGAAATGTCTAGTTTAGGAACAATTATTGCTGGAGTATGTACTGGAGGAATGTTGCTAGGTGCCTCAGGGATTTTAAAGGGAAAAAAAGCAACCATGCATCATTTAGCAACTGAGGAACTTAAAACGTATGGGGCTGAACTATTAAATTATAGAATTGTGGATGATGGTAATGTGATCACTGCACGAGGGGTTACTTCTGGCATAGACTTGGCTCTGTGGATTACTGAAAGGTTTGCTAGTTCTCAAATTGCAGCTTCTGTAGAAAATAGAATGGAGTATGAACGTAGAGGTGTAGTATGGCAGAGAAAATAA
- a CDS encoding GNAT family N-acetyltransferase, giving the protein MEHIRVEIVEPNHPDLQLLISKLDSELSKKYPPEAIFTIDFDKPNISETIFSIAYYGQIPVGCGAIRPLEKNVIELKRFYVDSTYRNKGIASKILNFLEGKAKELQYEVIKLETGVKQVEAISLYKKHGYNEIEAFGEYIHSKSSLCFGKKL; this is encoded by the coding sequence ATGGAACACATAAGAGTAGAAATTGTTGAACCTAATCATCCCGATTTACAACTATTAATTTCAAAATTAGATTCAGAACTATCAAAGAAATATCCACCGGAAGCTATCTTTACCATTGATTTTGATAAGCCTAATATATCTGAAACGATTTTCTCAATAGCATATTACGGTCAAATCCCTGTTGGGTGTGGTGCTATTCGACCTCTCGAAAAGAATGTGATTGAACTAAAACGGTTTTACGTAGACTCAACATATCGTAATAAAGGCATTGCTTCAAAAATATTAAACTTTTTAGAAGGTAAGGCGAAAGAGCTCCAATATGAAGTTATCAAATTAGAAACAGGAGTTAAACAGGTAGAAGCTATTAGTTTGTACAAAAAACATGGTTACAATGAAATTGAAGCTTTTGGAGAATACATACATAGTAAGTCAAGTTTATGTTTTGGAAAAAAGTTATAA
- a CDS encoding NUDIX hydrolase, producing the protein MSELLHIFDEDMNLIGKQPRDIVHKKGYWHETFHCWITVREEGDTFLLFQKRAACKADYPNFLDITSAGHLLASETIKDGIREVEEELGLKVKFEDLVSIGIIKEEIRTEAIIDREFCHVFLYEKDIIPKFTLQQEEVASIFKIKLYEVIELFEGRLREIKAIEVNNNNECKERVVYKTHILNGSGCYYQKVFDFIKQRN; encoded by the coding sequence ATGTCAGAATTACTGCATATTTTTGATGAAGATATGAATTTGATAGGTAAACAACCTAGAGATATTGTACATAAAAAAGGATATTGGCATGAAACTTTCCATTGTTGGATCACAGTGAGAGAGGAAGGAGATACCTTTTTATTATTTCAAAAAAGAGCTGCTTGTAAAGCGGATTACCCTAATTTTTTGGATATTACTTCTGCTGGTCATTTACTTGCAAGTGAAACTATTAAAGATGGTATAAGAGAAGTAGAAGAAGAATTGGGATTGAAAGTGAAATTTGAAGATTTAGTTTCAATTGGCATCATTAAAGAAGAAATAAGAACAGAAGCCATCATTGATCGAGAGTTTTGTCATGTATTTTTATATGAAAAAGATATAATTCCAAAATTCACACTCCAGCAAGAGGAAGTTGCTAGTATATTTAAAATAAAACTATATGAAGTGATCGAACTATTTGAAGGTCGTTTAAGAGAGATAAAGGCCATAGAAGTAAATAATAACAATGAATGTAAGGAAAGAGTAGTTTATAAAACACACATATTAAATGGCAGTGGTTGCTATTATCAAAAGGTTTTTGATTTTATTAAACAACGAAATTAA
- a CDS encoding UPF0158 family protein: MKKQVKLNEIIDVMETQFEGTSTYLNLKTYEVVSVSGDDMRIAEDEESFDHLPEWQQKDIQKAIDVLENFEDYLELPTKFEISEYNMMEQFIDNLNDQKKKSELFNSIQGKGAFRRFKDKLYDLEVHEEWYAYRDESFKQIALEWCNDNDIQCIE; the protein is encoded by the coding sequence ATGAAAAAACAAGTGAAACTTAATGAAATTATTGATGTGATGGAGACGCAATTTGAAGGAACAAGTACATATTTGAATCTGAAAACTTACGAAGTAGTTTCAGTATCTGGTGATGATATGAGAATTGCTGAGGACGAAGAGTCGTTTGACCATCTCCCCGAGTGGCAACAAAAAGATATACAAAAAGCTATAGACGTATTAGAAAACTTTGAAGATTACTTAGAACTGCCAACAAAATTTGAAATCAGTGAGTATAATATGATGGAGCAATTTATTGATAATTTGAATGACCAAAAGAAGAAAAGTGAGTTATTTAATTCAATACAAGGCAAAGGTGCCTTCAGAAGATTTAAAGATAAACTATATGATCTAGAAGTTCATGAAGAGTGGTATGCATACAGAGATGAAAGTTTTAAGCAAATAGCGTTAGAATGGTGCAATGACAACGATATACAATGTATTGAATAG
- a CDS encoding alpha/beta hydrolase produces the protein MPKKIFKSEQGKKLLFESYDRLLEMWDVEVQEHDIETTYGKTHIIEAGDITKPALVLFHGTGDNSSLMWIRNIQEFTKHFYVVAVDTLGAAGKSEPNELFFKSFDEVKWINEIMNTLNIQKAHMIGVSFGVILMLNYAIKYPNRVKKLVGMAGSLPIKVNGLKKFVYTVRTIKVFMPEILNPNQKNAQKLFQKLSGPNMKLDDNDEVFKHFYYIFKHSVPLVRNIASHEIQTFSQFRDNALFLIGDHDKLVYKPDIKQEYAELGLNLKIIKDAGHSINGEQPELINKEIINFLVDKKAFII, from the coding sequence ATGCCAAAAAAAATATTTAAAAGCGAGCAAGGCAAAAAACTGTTATTTGAATCCTATGATAGACTTTTGGAAATGTGGGATGTAGAAGTCCAAGAACATGATATTGAAACAACCTATGGAAAAACACATATCATTGAAGCCGGTGATATAACTAAACCTGCTTTAGTATTGTTTCATGGTACTGGAGATAATTCATCACTGATGTGGATTCGTAATATTCAAGAATTTACAAAACATTTTTATGTAGTTGCAGTAGATACCTTAGGTGCAGCAGGGAAAAGCGAACCAAATGAGTTGTTTTTTAAAAGCTTTGATGAAGTTAAATGGATTAATGAAATCATGAATACACTCAATATTCAAAAAGCTCATATGATCGGAGTTTCCTTCGGTGTAATTTTAATGTTGAATTATGCTATAAAATATCCTAACAGAGTAAAGAAGTTAGTTGGCATGGCAGGCTCTCTTCCTATTAAAGTAAATGGATTGAAGAAGTTCGTATATACTGTTAGAACGATTAAAGTTTTTATGCCAGAAATATTAAACCCAAATCAGAAAAATGCACAGAAGCTGTTCCAAAAATTGAGCGGTCCAAATATGAAGTTGGATGACAATGATGAAGTATTTAAACATTTTTATTATATTTTTAAACATAGTGTTCCGCTAGTTCGTAATATTGCATCACATGAGATCCAGACATTTTCACAATTCAGAGATAATGCCTTATTTTTAATTGGAGATCACGACAAACTTGTTTATAAACCAGATATAAAACAAGAGTATGCAGAACTTGGATTGAATTTGAAAATTATTAAAGATGCCGGTCATAGTATAAATGGAGAACAACCTGAATTAATTAATAAAGAAATAATTAATTTTTTAGTTGACAAGAAAGCTTTTATTATCTAA
- a CDS encoding DIP1984 family protein produces the protein MRLAEALILRADLQRKISELRQRLERVVRVQEDEKPAEDPKELFAEIQGSIHEFTCLVKKINKTNSLTKFDSSQSIADVLAERDGLMQRKKVLDGMLEHSAIIQDRYSRSEIRYQSTIDVREIQKEIDNVSKKYRELDFKIQEKNWNVDLIE, from the coding sequence ATGAGACTTGCAGAAGCATTAATATTAAGAGCAGATTTACAAAGAAAGATATCTGAATTAAGACAACGATTAGAAAGAGTGGTTAGAGTTCAAGAAGATGAGAAGCCTGCAGAAGATCCAAAGGAACTATTTGCAGAAATACAAGGTTCTATTCATGAATTTACTTGTTTAGTAAAAAAGATTAATAAAACAAATTCTTTAACAAAATTTGATTCATCACAAAGTATTGCTGACGTATTAGCTGAAAGAGATGGTTTAATGCAAAGAAAAAAAGTATTGGATGGAATGCTCGAACATTCAGCAATAATACAAGATCGATATAGTAGATCAGAGATTAGATATCAAAGTACAATTGATGTCCGTGAAATTCAAAAAGAAATAGATAACGTTTCTAAAAAATATAGAGAACTAGATTTTAAAATACAAGAGAAGAATTGGAATGTAGATTTAATAGAATAG
- a CDS encoding nucleotidyltransferase domain-containing protein, with product MEKWETALNSFLIDWKQRPEVTAAMVCGSYVTGNPSPRSDIDIHILLDDRVEWRERGNKVVDGFVIEYFANPPKQIRKYFQEDFKNKRKMSMVQFLTGKVLFDRTSGVVEQLKSEAAQWKDKKYEQSNTTIKEIKKYSIWDSYDNLLDCFEHDRPDFQLVYNNALSHLFNDYSSFLGYQQIPYYQLYSFLTNPIYHKKYLTNPFPDSQFSQLFIQAVEENSKELMMESFKNLTDYVLEKMGGFHIDGWKITSSVE from the coding sequence ATGGAAAAATGGGAAACGGCTTTAAATTCTTTTTTAATAGATTGGAAACAACGACCTGAAGTGACTGCAGCAATGGTATGTGGCAGTTATGTTACCGGCAATCCATCTCCACGTTCAGATATAGATATTCATATATTATTAGATGATAGAGTTGAATGGAGAGAAAGAGGAAATAAGGTTGTTGATGGATTCGTCATAGAATACTTTGCAAATCCTCCAAAGCAAATAAGAAAGTACTTTCAGGAAGATTTTAAAAATAAAAGAAAGATGTCTATGGTTCAATTTTTAACCGGTAAGGTTTTATTTGATCGCACATCAGGTGTTGTAGAACAATTAAAATCAGAAGCAGCTCAGTGGAAAGATAAAAAATATGAACAATCCAATACGACAATTAAAGAGATAAAAAAGTATTCTATTTGGGACTCCTACGATAATTTATTAGATTGTTTTGAACATGATAGACCAGATTTTCAACTAGTTTATAACAATGCATTAAGTCATTTATTCAATGACTACAGCAGCTTTCTTGGTTATCAACAAATACCTTATTATCAACTTTATTCATTTTTAACAAATCCGATATACCATAAAAAATACTTAACTAACCCATTTCCTGATAGTCAATTTAGTCAACTGTTTATTCAAGCTGTTGAGGAGAATTCCAAAGAACTCATGATGGAAAGTTTTAAGAATTTAACTGATTATGTTTTAGAAAAAATGGGAGGTTTCCATATCGACGGTTGGAAGATCACAAGTAGCGTAGAATGA
- a CDS encoding class I SAM-dependent methyltransferase, whose translation MIEKKLLFPDPSKHPEWIPTHSPEWYAGLNRNVEKYKYPWKSVFDEPTAETIFADLISEHINETSKILDIGCGHGEFTHQFVTKTKDIVAIDIEANFIETAKGLSKNNKVQFQLVDANKKLPFQDNDFDLIYTKKGPWLYEEASRLLKPGGIMLGLFHSGTDGGLRDLFQGLYAPLPLDPYDIEKFEHKYNLNESYGLTNFEIKVVEEVEYLSRPEDVLIKKCFGQNDKLKQYVWQQCLKDVKEIFYQNASSKGLKVINYHHIVCAKVAK comes from the coding sequence ATGATAGAAAAAAAGTTGTTATTTCCTGATCCATCAAAACATCCAGAATGGATACCTACACATAGTCCAGAGTGGTATGCAGGATTAAATAGAAATGTTGAGAAATATAAATATCCTTGGAAATCTGTATTTGATGAGCCAACAGCTGAGACAATATTTGCAGACCTTATATCTGAACATATAAATGAGACATCAAAAATATTAGACATTGGATGTGGACATGGTGAGTTTACCCATCAATTTGTTACAAAAACCAAAGACATTGTAGCTATTGATATAGAAGCAAATTTTATAGAAACAGCAAAGGGTTTAAGCAAGAATAATAAGGTGCAATTTCAACTAGTTGATGCAAATAAGAAACTACCTTTTCAAGACAATGATTTTGACTTGATTTATACCAAAAAGGGTCCTTGGTTATATGAAGAAGCCAGTAGGTTATTGAAACCAGGTGGAATAATGCTGGGACTTTTTCATAGTGGTACAGATGGTGGATTAAGAGATTTGTTCCAAGGGCTGTATGCTCCGTTGCCACTAGATCCTTATGATATTGAGAAATTTGAGCATAAATATAATTTAAATGAGAGTTATGGTCTAACTAACTTTGAAATTAAAGTAGTTGAAGAAGTTGAATACCTTTCAAGACCAGAAGATGTACTTATCAAAAAGTGCTTTGGTCAAAACGATAAATTAAAACAGTACGTTTGGCAACAGTGTCTAAAGGATGTAAAAGAAATATTTTATCAAAATGCATCATCTAAAGGATTAAAAGTTATTAATTATCATCATATTGTTTGTGCTAAAGTAGCTAAATAA
- a CDS encoding NUDIX domain-containing protein codes for MNYVSELRKEIGTKPLILTGAVVVILNNEDQVLLQQRSTGGWGLPGGLSELGESLEQTAIREVYEETGLTVNQLKLLNVFSGNDYYIKLKNGDEFYSTTAVYITRSFTGVMRSDGIETKDLKFFSFDDLPIDLLKVYRKYLEPFKREITSSYKAPVSCKGVILNQNRVLLLKNERNVWELPGGRMEPRELPEETVTREISEEIGLDCKVEKIVDAYNFEVIKDKHVFIVTYHCKVQDDFNIQLSDEHIEYGWFSKKDLEVLDLAKGYQNSILKVFSLV; via the coding sequence TTGAATTACGTAAGTGAATTGAGAAAAGAGATTGGAACTAAACCTCTCATTTTAACAGGCGCAGTTGTTGTCATATTAAACAATGAAGATCAGGTTTTATTACAACAGCGTAGTACCGGAGGATGGGGGCTTCCAGGAGGTTTATCTGAGCTTGGAGAGTCACTAGAACAAACTGCTATACGGGAGGTTTATGAAGAAACTGGACTAACAGTCAATCAATTAAAACTATTAAATGTTTTTTCAGGAAACGATTATTATATTAAACTTAAAAACGGAGATGAGTTCTACTCAACAACAGCAGTGTATATAACTAGAAGTTTTACAGGTGTGATGAGAAGTGATGGAATTGAAACTAAAGATTTAAAGTTCTTTTCATTTGATGATTTACCCATAGATTTATTGAAAGTATATCGTAAATATCTTGAACCTTTTAAAAGAGAAATAACTAGCTCATATAAAGCCCCTGTGTCCTGTAAAGGAGTTATTTTAAATCAAAATAGAGTACTCCTTTTGAAAAATGAAAGAAATGTTTGGGAATTGCCTGGTGGAAGAATGGAGCCTAGGGAATTGCCAGAAGAAACAGTTACAAGAGAAATAAGTGAAGAGATAGGGTTAGATTGTAAAGTTGAAAAAATTGTTGATGCTTATAATTTTGAGGTCATAAAAGATAAACATGTATTTATCGTTACCTACCATTGTAAAGTTCAAGATGATTTTAATATACAACTTAGTGATGAACATATAGAATATGGCTGGTTTTCTAAAAAGGATTTAGAAGTGTTAGATTTAGCTAAAGGATATCAAAACTCAATTTTAAAAGTATTTAGTCTCGTCTAG
- a CDS encoding alpha/beta hydrolase, giving the protein MKQFYIQFGENIARIHEWGDKNNPQIICFHGLGSTSLSFIEVAESLKHKYHILSFDLPGHGKSGAFKTDEEYGADHLVKWVIELIERIGEDSFHILAHSWGASVALHYAAECPEKVDKMLLLDGGYHNFEMEYNYFTELVKSKKIDYKPMCSLEETIKWYENDFDEFIFDDKSSFLEAEKANHRRTPELREVAIYDLMREEGSKIHFHATGNTARGVIKFQYHSQQTLKFSQLKSEILLIYVDHPDHYFDIRKLMVKTFEQKVKVTTKVYRHTTHMVHWDRPHETIEEIKNWFK; this is encoded by the coding sequence GTGAAACAGTTTTATATCCAATTTGGAGAAAATATAGCTAGAATTCATGAGTGGGGAGATAAAAATAATCCACAAATCATCTGCTTTCACGGTTTAGGAAGTACTAGTTTAAGTTTTATAGAAGTAGCTGAATCGTTAAAACATAAATATCATATATTATCATTTGATTTGCCAGGGCATGGAAAGTCAGGTGCGTTTAAAACTGATGAAGAATATGGAGCGGATCATTTAGTAAAATGGGTCATAGAGTTAATAGAGAGGATTGGAGAAGATTCCTTTCATATTTTAGCTCACTCTTGGGGAGCGAGTGTAGCATTGCATTATGCGGCTGAATGTCCGGAGAAAGTGGATAAAATGTTACTTTTAGATGGTGGATATCACAATTTTGAAATGGAGTATAACTATTTTACAGAGTTAGTTAAATCAAAAAAAATAGATTATAAGCCAATGTGCTCTTTGGAGGAAACGATAAAATGGTATGAAAATGATTTTGACGAATTTATTTTTGATGACAAATCTAGTTTTTTAGAGGCGGAAAAAGCAAACCATAGAAGAACGCCAGAATTGAGGGAAGTGGCTATATATGATTTGATGAGGGAAGAAGGTAGTAAAATTCATTTTCATGCAACGGGTAATACCGCAAGAGGTGTTATTAAATTTCAGTACCATTCACAACAAACATTGAAATTCTCCCAACTTAAAAGTGAAATATTGCTCATATATGTTGACCATCCCGATCATTATTTCGATATAAGGAAGTTAATGGTTAAAACATTTGAACAGAAAGTAAAAGTAACTACAAAAGTTTATAGACATACGACACATATGGTCCATTGGGATCGACCTCATGAAACAATAGAAGAAATTAAGAATTGGTTTAAGTAA
- a CDS encoding GNAT family N-acetyltransferase yields MFDMLVKLYDLSDEIINLDELKNEGISIKRALVPDKYTIINYAKNEFYEQWAGECDVAFSNHPVSCFIAVKDKQVIGFACYDVTAKGYFGPTGVSKRYRGLGIGKVLLIKCLLSMREEGYGYAIIGSVAEAAGFYEKTVNAIAIESSSPGVYERLIDN; encoded by the coding sequence ATGTTTGATATGTTAGTTAAACTGTATGACCTTTCAGATGAAATAATTAATCTTGATGAATTAAAAAATGAAGGCATTTCGATAAAAAGAGCATTAGTTCCTGATAAATATACCATAATTAATTATGCAAAAAATGAGTTTTATGAGCAGTGGGCGGGTGAATGTGATGTCGCTTTTTCTAATCATCCTGTCTCCTGTTTTATAGCAGTGAAGGATAAACAAGTTATAGGTTTCGCTTGTTATGATGTTACTGCAAAAGGTTATTTTGGACCAACAGGTGTTTCTAAAAGGTATAGAGGATTAGGGATTGGAAAAGTACTTTTAATAAAATGTTTATTATCTATGAGAGAAGAAGGTTACGGTTATGCAATTATTGGATCCGTTGCTGAAGCTGCTGGGTTTTATGAAAAAACAGTAAATGCAATAGCTATTGAAAGCTCTTCACCAGGAGTATATGAAAGATTAATTGATAACTAA
- a CDS encoding M1 family metallopeptidase produces MGTNKNQHSSLKLIVVILVFMIFGGVIFFITNESTNLPNNQTNEERVSDIKNHSAEHDETKQSIFEQDQSVVTNQLVSFKDFKPNPVPVGSKGSYDLSLEMNDNGKFFVEAQIQVENLSTDEWSEIVFYFIPNVFTAGNEKYQELLQVYEYSIDASADATINNIYVNNQLVDYVLEYDTLKVDLKEPMIPKEKKILSISYEFHVPKYGMRFTRDEGNYYLAQWYPMLANFDSGWDKNDYFPVPESYHTNFSDFNVSYEIPQGFTIFSSSENDPLSNSTTGEFNAYNVKEMFVAILKSDMYIQTDEIQDIEVRVTSFQEQSQDVDEVMETAKDAISYFHNEVGKYPHNQFDIILGENLPSMEYPGIVTISSLDSLVHEIAHQWFYGMISNDPFDESWLDEGFTTFATSYYFYDYWNYSEQDSFDFPNRHLNYILQEGISEPANVTVFENMNHRIFGLFYGLAPIKIWELLKENGMKNNATTFLKAYYETYAYKQISTEEFVRFSQSYFQMEDTTFFEDWLDF; encoded by the coding sequence ATGGGAACTAACAAAAACCAACATAGTTCTTTAAAACTCATCGTTGTGATTCTAGTTTTTATGATTTTTGGGGGAGTCATATTTTTTATTACTAACGAATCTACAAATCTACCAAATAATCAAACAAATGAAGAACGTGTTTCAGATATTAAAAACCATTCAGCTGAACATGATGAAACCAAACAATCTATATTTGAACAAGATCAAAGTGTAGTCACTAATCAACTGGTTTCTTTTAAAGATTTTAAACCAAACCCTGTTCCTGTAGGAAGCAAAGGGAGTTATGATCTTTCTCTTGAAATGAATGATAATGGAAAGTTTTTTGTAGAAGCACAAATACAGGTTGAAAATTTATCAACAGATGAATGGTCTGAAATCGTTTTTTATTTCATTCCAAATGTGTTTACAGCAGGAAATGAAAAGTATCAGGAATTGCTGCAAGTTTACGAATATAGTATCGATGCTAGTGCTGATGCTACAATAAACAATATTTATGTAAACAATCAACTTGTAGACTATGTGTTAGAATATGATACTTTAAAAGTTGATTTAAAAGAACCCATGATACCTAAAGAGAAGAAAATACTTAGTATATCTTATGAGTTTCATGTTCCCAAATATGGAATGCGCTTTACACGAGATGAAGGAAACTACTATTTAGCTCAGTGGTATCCAATGTTAGCAAATTTTGATTCGGGTTGGGATAAAAATGATTATTTTCCAGTCCCTGAATCTTATCATACAAACTTCTCTGATTTTAATGTTTCATATGAAATTCCACAAGGATTCACAATTTTTAGCTCTTCAGAAAATGACCCACTATCAAACTCAACAACGGGAGAATTTAATGCTTACAATGTAAAAGAAATGTTTGTTGCTATACTAAAGAGTGATATGTATATACAGACGGATGAAATACAGGATATAGAAGTTAGAGTAACTTCATTTCAAGAACAATCTCAAGATGTAGATGAAGTTATGGAAACTGCTAAAGATGCAATTTCTTATTTTCACAATGAAGTAGGCAAGTATCCTCATAACCAATTCGATATTATCTTGGGAGAAAACTTACCGAGCATGGAATACCCTGGAATTGTAACGATTTCATCCTTAGACTCGCTTGTTCATGAAATTGCTCATCAATGGTTTTATGGCATGATTAGTAATGATCCATTTGATGAAAGCTGGTTAGATGAGGGTTTTACAACTTTTGCAACATCGTACTATTTTTACGATTACTGGAACTATTCAGAACAAGACTCATTTGATTTTCCTAATCGTCATCTAAACTATATATTGCAAGAAGGAATTTCAGAGCCTGCCAATGTGACTGTTTTTGAAAATATGAATCATAGAATTTTTGGATTGTTTTATGGTCTTGCACCTATAAAAATATGGGAGTTGCTGAAGGAAAATGGAATGAAGAATAATGCAACTACATTTTTAAAAGCTTATTATGAAACCTATGCTTATAAACAAATAAGTACTGAAGAATTTGTAAGGTTTTCACAATCCTATTTTCAAATGGAGGATACTACCTTTTTTGAGGATTGGTTAGATTTTTAA
- a CDS encoding HIT family protein: MNNCPLCWPIKEVDDQEIVIETKNNAFIMKPQEILVGSGLIVPKQHKETVFDLSHEELMETFSLLNKVKLFLDEKYNPDGYNVGWNCFPVGGQSINHAHLHVIPRYKDEPLAYKGIRNHLKQKINKRPNI, encoded by the coding sequence ATGAACAATTGTCCATTATGCTGGCCAATTAAAGAAGTTGACGACCAAGAAATTGTGATAGAAACGAAAAACAATGCATTTATAATGAAGCCTCAAGAAATTCTAGTCGGTTCAGGGTTAATTGTTCCAAAACAACATAAAGAAACAGTATTTGATTTATCTCATGAGGAACTTATGGAAACGTTCTCCCTTTTAAACAAGGTTAAGTTGTTTTTAGATGAAAAATATAATCCAGATGGTTACAATGTAGGTTGGAACTGTTTCCCAGTTGGAGGACAATCGATCAATCATGCACATCTCCACGTTATACCAAGATATAAAGATGAACCTTTAGCCTATAAAGGTATCAGAAACCATTTAAAGCAAAAAATAAATAAACGCCCTAACATATGA
- a CDS encoding GNAT family protein, with translation MNKIYEKTDRIILRNTEEKDLDFVINTEHHKENSPYVRAWKKSDHLNILSNQERLHLIVENVLDHNPVGYVIISGHKNQDHNIEFRRLVIAEKGKGYGKETIILVKKLAFEKLKAHRLWLDVKEHNHRAFHLYKSLGFKEEGLLRECFLYEGNYESLIIMSILENEYFIN, from the coding sequence ATGAATAAAATATATGAAAAAACAGATAGAATCATTTTAAGAAATACAGAAGAAAAAGATCTGGACTTTGTTATAAACACTGAACATCATAAAGAAAACTCTCCATACGTAAGAGCTTGGAAAAAAAGTGATCATTTAAACATACTGTCTAATCAAGAAAGATTACATCTAATAGTTGAGAATGTACTAGATCATAACCCTGTTGGATATGTAATTATTTCAGGTCATAAAAACCAAGATCATAATATTGAATTTAGAAGATTAGTTATTGCAGAAAAAGGTAAAGGATATGGGAAAGAAACTATAATTCTAGTAAAAAAACTAGCATTTGAAAAACTAAAAGCACATCGACTTTGGTTAGATGTAAAAGAACACAACCATCGTGCGTTTCATTTGTATAAATCATTGGGATTCAAAGAAGAAGGTCTGTTGAGAGAATGTTTTTTATATGAAGGTAATTATGAATCATTGATTATAATGTCAATTTTGGAAAATGAATATTTTATTAATTGA